From one Lineus longissimus chromosome 3, tnLinLong1.2, whole genome shotgun sequence genomic stretch:
- the LOC135484211 gene encoding G-protein coupled receptor 135-like encodes MSALSFTIGQTTGSPGVTTPTWSANADNTLCNVIKAVLIIIIFVISSLGNSTVLYIICKNYQMRTVTNALVVSLSVSDLITTWLCMPFTVISLIMDQWPFGEIFCIINGFLSSVSCIGSTLMITLISVDRLISVIKAPGGTLTARRAAVSMFFVWLCATVFSLPWYLIETAETKPVIYMEGYNHCMYLFHVRSSKFGLVYTSVTISMCFGIPCILMLYCFGAIFRTIRTNDKQIRPASSQAQSLIFQSEMRTATTVLIMIAMVTVCWLPYLIMALLEATTDILMTSTTDAIALIVTWTIRAMNPYLYAVRNPNVQEMLNIKQTTGCRSKSFTNILPATPRPEPEQYGNVVSEENVKPRFDWTIVKRSPLSPRALFCGARKGSDEDALQVASTDGTLRQSTSL; translated from the coding sequence ATGAGCGCATTATCTTTTACTATTGGACAAACGACCGGATCACCGGGCGTTACTACCCCGACATGGTCCGCGAACGCTGACAACACACTTTGCAATGTCATTAAAGccgtcctcatcatcatcatcttcgtgATATCATCTTTGGGAAATTCTACGGTGCTTTACATCATTTGTAAGAACTACCAAATGAGAACTGTGACGAATGCCCTGGTTGTATCTCTGTCCGTCAGCGACCTGATCACAACCTGGCTTTGTATGCCCTTCACTGTCATCTCTCTTATAATGGACCAATGGCCCTTTGGAGAAATATTCTGCATCATCAATGGATTTTTGTCGTCAGTTTCATGTATTGGATCCACTTTGATGATAACGCTGATATCTGTTGATAGACTTATTTCGGTTATAAAAGCCCCCGGCGGTACGTTGACGGCCAGGCGGGCAGCTGTCTCCATGTTTTTCGTCTGGCTGTGCGCAACAGTGTTTTCATTGCCATGGTATTTGATTGAGACAGCGGAAACAAAGCCAGTAATTTATATGGAAGGGTACAATCACTGCATGTATCTATTTCACGTCAGGTCGTCCAAGTTTGGATTGGTATACACCTCCGTTACCATTTCCATGTGTTTTGGAATACCATGCATCCTGATGCTGTATTGCTTTGGCGCAATCTTTCGGACAATTCGGACAAATGACAAACAGATCCGTCCTGCGTCAAGCCAAGCTCAAAGTCTCATCTTCCAAAGCGAAATGAGAACTGCTACAACTGTGCTAATAATGATTGCCATGGTTACCGTATGTTGGCTGCCATATTTGATAATGGCCCTGCTAGAAGCTACCACAGACATACTCATGACTTCCACCACAGATGCAATCGCTCTGATTGTGACATGGACTATTCGTGCAATGAATCCGTATTTATATGCAGTTAGAAATCCAAACGTCCAAGAAATGCTCAATATCAAGCAAACGACGGGATGCCGGTCGAAGAGCTTCACAAATATTCTGCCTGCCACGCCTCGGCCGGAGCCAGAACAATATGGCAACGTGGTCTCTGAGGAAAACGTGAAGCCTAGATTCGACTGGACGATAGTGAAACGGTCGCCGCTTTCCCCGAGAGCGTTGTTTTGCGGGGCGCGTAAAGGTTCGGATGAGGACGCTCTACAGGTTGCAAGTACGGATGGTACTTTAAGACAATCAACTAGTTTATGA